In the genome of Candidatus Rokuibacteriota bacterium, the window TGGTCTTCAACACCGAGGGCTCGCTCCAGGCGCTCGAGCGCTATCTTGGCCGGGCACCCGCGTTTGACGAGCTGCTCCTCACGCTCTTCTCGCACGGCGTCGACTCCATCGGGCTGGTGCCGATCGCTCGATGGCGCGCGCTGTTCCCGCGGGCCCGGAAACGCGGAGACTTCATCGGCGTCGACGAAGCGTCCTTCCCTCGGGACTTCGCGGTGTTTGTCCGGTACCACTTCGATTTTCTTCGCAAGATCTCGGCGCGCCACCCGAGCCTGCCGGCCCTGACCATCACGGAGCTGAACGAGTTCCTGAGTCAGACCCGTGACCGATACCGGATCGCGTGGCTGGATTGAGCCAGTGGCATCGGCCCCGTCACCGCGGCCCCTTCCTCGCCGCCATCGACGACGCCAGGCGCTTCCGCCCCACGCGTGAGATCGAAGCCTCCCTCGGCCTCGTGCCCCGCGAGTACAGCTCCGGCGAGACCCAGCGCCGCGGGCCGATCACCAAGGCGGGCCACTCCCGCGCCCACTGGCTGCTCATTCAAGCCGCGATCTCGATCCTCCGCCGCCTGCCCTGTGGCCGAGGCGCAGAGCCGCCGCCGGAACCTGCGGACCGGCTGGTGGTTCCCCTGTGCCTCGGCGGATCAGGTCAAACTTACAGGCCGTGGGTAAGCTTTACGGGGCCGGGGACGCAGTCGAGCGAGCGTCCGGCGCTCCCCGATGTCAAGCGATTCCGCCGCCTTTTCGGGAGGTTCCGCTCTCCCAGCCTGGAATCCGGCGGGTGGCACACCCATTGCGGCTCCTGCGGGTAGCAGGGGCAGCCCGGGAGCAGAGACAACATTCACACCCATCACGGATACGGAGGCGACACATGGGCATGAGGCATATCGTCATCACCGCGGCCGCCCTGGTGACCGCAGTGGCATCCGTCGCGACGCCTGCACAGGCCGCCGAGCAGAAGGGCTCGAGCACGATGCAGCAGGCCAAGACGGGCGTGAGCGATTCCTGGGTAACCGGGGCGTGAGCGATTCCTGGGTAACCGCGAAGACCAAGATCGCCCTGTTCGGCGACGACCGTGTCAAGGGCACCCAGATCAAGGTGGAGACCAGCAAGGGCGTCGTCGCCCTCCGCGGCAAGGTGGATTCCCAGGAAGCCAAGAGCGCTGCGACCGAAGTTGCCAAGGGCATCGAAGGCGTCAAGACCGTGAAGAACGATCTGCAGGTCGTGTCGCCCGGCGCCCGCAAGGCGGTGGACACGAGCGACAAGGACATCAATACGCGCGTCGAGGAGCGCCTGAAGAAGGACGCGGCCCTCAAGTCGGCCAAGATCTCGGCTCGGACCGACAAGGGCATGGTCACGCTGACCGGCGATGTCCGGGACATCACGACCAGCGCGCGCGCCTCGGAGCTGGTCCGTCAGGTGCCGGGCGTCCATGCCGTGAAGAACGAGCTGTCGGTCAACCCAAGATGAGCGGCCAGCGCGCCGACACCGGAAGCACGGGCGTGACTGCAGCGAGCGCGTCCAGCGGGCGCTGAGGACCCCTGCACGGCGGCGCCATATCTCGACACGGCAAAAGACAGGAGGAAACCATGCTGTACTACGCGCTGGTGTTTCTCGTGGTCGGATTGATCGCCGGGGCTCTGGGCCTCTTCGGGATCGCTGCCGTGGCCACCCAGATCGCCTGGATACTGTTCCTGATCGGGGTGATCTTCCTCGTGGTGCATCTCGTCACGGGCCGAAGCACCCGGGTACTATGACGGCCGTCGGCCGGAGTGCGGGCGAGGCCCAGGGTCTCGCCGTGCTCGCGAGGAGATCCTTCAGATCCGGGGATCTCGTGAACTCAGCTGAATGA includes:
- a CDS encoding DUF1328 domain-containing protein, with the protein product MLYYALVFLVVGLIAGALGLFGIAAVATQIAWILFLIGVIFLVVHLVTGRSTRVL
- a CDS encoding BON domain-containing protein, giving the protein MSDSWVTAKTKIALFGDDRVKGTQIKVETSKGVVALRGKVDSQEAKSAATEVAKGIEGVKTVKNDLQVVSPGARKAVDTSDKDINTRVEERLKKDAALKSAKISARTDKGMVTLTGDVRDITTSARASELVRQVPGVHAVKNELSVNPR
- a CDS encoding IS110 family transposase, whose protein sequence is MAGLSQWHRPRHRGPFLAAIDDARRFRPTREIEASLGLVPREYSSGETQRRGPITKAGHSRAHWLLIQAAISILRRLPCGRGAEPPPEPADRLVVPLCLGGSGQTYRPWVSFTGPGTQSSERPALPDVKRFRRLFGRFRSPSLESGGWHTHCGSCG